The Magnolia sinica isolate HGM2019 chromosome 9, MsV1, whole genome shotgun sequence genome contains a region encoding:
- the LOC131256558 gene encoding coniferyl alcohol acyltransferase-like: MASAVAGVDDFTVTVKMKEKVAAVLPLQDHLLPLSNLDLLLPPLDVGLFFCYKKPSSTSTTEKSSFPFVASTLKKSLAQALVSYYAFSSEFITSSLGEPELFCNNRGVDFYEAYADIELQHLHLYNPDATVEGKLIPKKKEGVFCVQATEFKCGGVVVACSFDHRVADAYSMNMFLVSWAEMAQSKPISTPPSFRRSLLNPRRPGSYDVSIDDMYVPLSSLPPPKNEEQTADDDKIISRIYYVTAQDINELQSLASSGASKRTKLESLSACIWQIVAKSERDSTRRCKMGIVVDGRTRLSDEDGPNHFMSNYFGNVLSIPYGEERVEELATRPLSWVAEVVHEALSKGASKEHFLGLIDWVEARRPQPAVAKIYCRGREDEAAFVVSSGQRFPVKRVDFGWGKPVFGSYHFPWGGYAGYVMPMPSASREGDWVVYMHLFKGQLDLLEAEEGHIFHPLTPEYLNLAATVAATTSNVSYTRNEIPSCSHPYTTASATSANVEGGGKVKSFSLV; encoded by the exons atggcgTCTGCTGTTGCTGGTGTTGATGATTTCACCGTAACggtgaaaatgaaggagaaggtGGCAGCAGTTCTGCCATTGCAAGACCACTTGCTGCCCCTCTCCAACCTCGACTTGCTCCTTCCCCCTCTTGACGTAGGCCTCTTCTTCTGTTATAAGAAGCCCAGCAGCACAAGCACCACTGAAAAATCAAGCTTCCCTTTCGTGGCCAGCACTCTCAAGAAATCCCTTGCCCAAGCCCTTGTCTCTTACTACGCCTTTTCCAGTGAGTTTATCACCAGCTCCCTTGGTGAACCTGAGCTCTTCTGCAACAATCGCGGAGTCGACTTCTATGAAGCTTATGCTGATATCGAGCTTCAACATCTCCACCTCTACAACCCAGATGCCACCGTCGAAGGGAAGCTCATCCCCAAGAAGAAAGAGGGGGTGTTCTGTGTTCAG GCAACGGAGTTCAAGTGCGGTGGGGTGGTTGTCGCATGCTCATTCGACCACCGTGTAGCTGATGCCTACTCAATGAACATGTTCTTGGTATCATGGGCAGAGATGGCTCAATCAAAACCAATTTCCACCCCACCATCTTTCCGTCGATCCCTACTCAACCCAAGGCGCCCTGGCTCCTACGATGTCTCCATTGATGACATGTACGTGCCACTATCATCGTTGCCACCTCCAAAGAATGAAGAACAAACAGCCGATGATGACAAGATCATAAGCCGCATTTACTATGTGACTGCCCAAGATATCAATGAGCTTCAGTCCCTTGCCAGCTCTGGCGCCAGCAAGAGAACCAAACTCGAATCACTAAGTGCATGCATATGGCAGATTGTTGCGAAAAGTGAGAGAGACAGCACGAGAAGATGCAAGATGGGGATTGTGGTTGACGGGCGGACAAGATTGAGTGATGAGGATGGGCCCAACCATTTCATGTCAAATTACTTTGGGAATGTGTTGTCAATACCATACGGAGAGGAAAGAGTTGAGGAACTGGCAACAAGGCCATTGAGTTGGGTGGCGGAGGTGGTGCATGAAGCATTGAGTAAGGGAGCAAGCAAGGAGCATTTCTTGGGgttgatagattgggtagaggcAAGAAGACCACAGCCAGCAGTGGCGAAGATATATTGCAGAGGAAGGGAAGATGAGGCGGCATTTGTGGTGTCATCGGGGCAGAGGTTCCCAGTGAAAAGAGTGGATTTTGGGTGGGGGAAGCCGGTGTTTGGTTCATACCATTTCCCATGGGGGGGATACGCAGGGTACGTGATGCCAATGCCGAGTGCGAGCAGGGAGGGGGATTGGGTGGTCTACATGCACCTGTTCAAAGGGCAGTTAGATCTGCTGGAAGCTGAGGAAGGCCATATCTTTCACCCCTTAACTCCTGAATACCTTAATTTGGCTGCTACTGTTGCTGCTACAACTTCCAACGTTTCTTATACCAGAAATGAGATTCCAAGTTGTAGCCATCCCTACACTACTGCCAGTGCTACTAGTGCGAATGTAGAAGGAGGAGGCAAGGTGAAGAGTTTTAGCCTTGTATGA